Proteins encoded together in one Triticum dicoccoides isolate Atlit2015 ecotype Zavitan chromosome 7B, WEW_v2.0, whole genome shotgun sequence window:
- the LOC119342158 gene encoding protein tumorous imaginal discs, mitochondrial-like — MDAAVFCPHRNVRAMATWETPASLPTVAQTCRSFRRAEPQPNRNRLLHLLPTYPHAAASSIPSFQPLQLHHAVNRANITSGTRARRVVQIHLAIPFLAHGTPMAVAGGMALSLRVPSSSASPAVGRRQRAAVRCGATRARPAVPGGGLEEDHYRTLRLAPGASRGEVKRAFRRLALQYHPDVVRDGHQDDDGVDFQRINAAYQRVMSNIRETEARLEYWRRRYGLADEDLDRYRHYLNDEDEDDWFADL; from the coding sequence ATGGACGCCGCGGTGTTTTGTCCGCACCGAAACGTGCGAGCAATGGCAACGTGGGAAACACCGGCGAGCCTGCCAACCGTCGCCCAAACGTGCCGCTCCTTCCGGCGAGCCGAACCCCAACCAAACCGCaaccgcctcctccacctcctccctacATATCCCCACGCGGCAGCGTCGTCCATTCCAAGTTTCCAGCCATTGCAGCTCCACCACGCGGTCAACAGAGCGAACATCACATCCGGAACCAGAGCTCGCAGAGTTGTCCAGATCCACCTCGCGATTCCATTTCTTGCACACGGCACACCCATGGCTGTCGCCGGAGGAATGGCGCTGAGCCTGCGCGTCCCGTCGTCTTCGGCGTCGCCGGCGGTGGGGCGGCGCCAGCGGGCAGCGGTGAGGTGCGGGGCGACGCGGGCGAGGCCGGCCGTCCCGGGCGGGGGGCTGGAGGAGGACCACTACCGGACGCTGAGGCTCGCGCCGGGGGCCTCCAGGGGCGAGGTCAAGAGGGCCTTCCGCCGCCTCGCGCTGCAGTACCACCCGGACGTCGTGCGGGACGGCCACCAAGACGACGACGGCGTGGACTTCCAGCGGATCAACGCGGCGTACCAGAGGGTGATGAGCAACATACGGGAGACGGAGGCGAGGCTCGAGTACTGGCGCCGCCGCTACGGCCTCGCCGACGAGGACCTCGACCGCTACCGACACTACCTcaacgacgaggacgaggacgactgGTTCGCAGACCTGTGA